Proteins encoded in a region of the Procambarus clarkii isolate CNS0578487 chromosome 42, FALCON_Pclarkii_2.0, whole genome shotgun sequence genome:
- the LOC138373515 gene encoding prophage side tail fiber protein homolog StfR-like: MQVSAEAKQSSVVAKQASVAAKQASVAAKQALVVAKQASVVTKQAAVMAKQASVAAKQASVAAKQASASVVAKQASVVAKKALVVAKQVSVAAKQASVVAKQASVVAMRASVAAKQASVMAKQASVMANQSSVAAKQASVAAKQALVAAKQASASVAAKQSSVAAKQASVAAKLASVVAKLASVVAKLASVVAKQVSVAAKLASVVAKQASVMAKQASVVAKQASVVAKQASEVAKQASVAAKVASLVAKQASVVAKQASVVAKQASVVVKLATVVAKQASVVAKQASVVAKQASTSVMAKQASVVAKQASVVAKQVWVVAKQASVMAKQASVVAKQASVMAKQASVMAKQASVVAKQASVAAKLASVVTKQASVVAKQASVVAKQASVVANQASVVAK, encoded by the exons ATGCAGGTGTCGGCagaggccaagcagtcgtcggtggtggccaagcaggcgtcggtggcggccaagcaggcgtcggtggcggccaagcaggcgtTGGTAGTGGCCAAACAGGCGTCGGTGGTGACCAAGCAGGCCGCGGtgatggccaagcaggcgtcggtggcggccaagcaggcgtcggtggcggccaagcaggcgtcg gcgtcggtggtggccaagcaggcgtcggtggtggccaaaaaGGCGTTGGTAGTGGCCAAGCAGGtgtcggtggcggccaagcaggcgtcggtggtggccaagcaggcgtcggtggtggccatgcgggcgtcggtggcggccaagcaggcgtcggtgatggccaagcaggcgtcggtgatgGCCAATCAGtcgtcggtggcggccaagcaggcgtcggtggcggccaagcaggcgttggtggcggccaagcaggcgtcg gcgtcggtggcggccaagcagtcgtcggtggcggccaagcaggcgtcggtggcggccaagctGGCGTCGGTAGTGGCCAAGCTGGCGTCGGTAGTGGCCAAGCTGGCGTCGGTAGTGGCCAAGCAGGTGTCGGTGGCGGCCAAgctggcgtcggtggtggccaagcaggcgtcggtgatggccaagcaggcgtcggtggtggccaagcag gcgtcggtggtggccaagcaggcgtcggaggtggccaagcaggcgtcggtggcggccaaggTGGCGTcgttggtggccaagcaggcgtcggtggtggccaagcaagcgtcggtggtggccaagcaggcgtcggtggtggtcAAGCTGGcgacggtggtggccaagcaggcgtcggtggtggccaagcaggcgtcggtggtggccaagcaggcgtcg ACGTCGGtgatggccaagcaggcgtcggtggtggccaagcaggcgtcggtggtggccaagcaggtgtgggtggtggccaagcaggcgtcggtgatggccaagcaggcgtcggtggtggccaagcaggcgtcggtgatgGCCaagcag gcgtcggtgatggccaagcaggcgtcggtggtggccaagcaggcgtcggtggcggccaagctGGCGTCGGTGGttaccaagcaggcgtcggtggtggccaaacaggcgtcggtggtggccaaacaggcgtcggtggtggccaatcaggcgtcggtggtggccaagtag